From one Musa acuminata AAA Group cultivar baxijiao chromosome BXJ2-6, Cavendish_Baxijiao_AAA, whole genome shotgun sequence genomic stretch:
- the LOC103987856 gene encoding LIM domain-containing protein WLIM2b-like produces the protein MAFNFTGTQQKCKACDKTVYLMDQLTADGVVFHKSCFKCNHCKGTLTLSTYSSMEGVLYCKPHFEQLFKESGNFNKNFQSPAKSAEKAPELTRSPSKAASMFSGTQEKCATCAKTAYPLEKVTVEGQAYHKSCFKCSHGGCSITPSNYAALEGILYCKHHFSQLFKEKGSYNHLIKSASIKRSAATAPDL, from the exons ATGGCTTTCAACTTCACAGGCACCCAACAGAAATGCAAGGCCTGCGACAAGACGGTCTACCTGATGGACCAGCTGACCGCCGATGGCGTCGTCTTCCACAAGTCCTGCTTTAAGTGTAACCACTGCAAAGGAACCCTAACG CTAAGTACATATTCTTCAATGGAAGGTGTTTTGTATTGTAAGCCTCATTTTGAGCAACTCTTCAAAGAATCTGGCAACTTCAACAAGAATTTTCAGTCAC CTGCAAAATCAGCTGAAAAAGCTCCGGAACTG ACTAGGTCTCCCAGCAAAGCCGCCAGTATGTTCTCTGGAACACAAGAAAAATGTGCCACTTGTGCAAAAACAGCTTATCCTCTTGAAAAG GTCACTGTGGAAGGACAGGCATATCACAAGTCCTGTTTCAAATGTTCTCATGGTGGCTGCTCAATTACCCCCTCCAACTATGCAGCACTCGAAGGGATCCTGTACTGCAAGCACCATTTCTCCCAGCTCTTCAAGGaaaagggaagctacaaccatctCATCAAGTCTGCTTCTATCAAGCGTTCGGCAGCAACTGCCCCAGATCTCTAG
- the LOC103987850 gene encoding uncharacterized protein LOC103987850: protein METGEENTRKEETVKLISAEGFEFVIDKKAAMVSQTIRNMLTSPGGFAETQHGQVTFPEISTPILEKICQYFYWSLEYSSGKETEFHIEPEITLELMMAANYLHT from the exons ATGGAGACTGGGGAGGAGAACACGAGGAAAGAGGAGACGGTGAAGCTGATTAGCGCCGAGGGCTTCGAGTTCGTCATCGACAAGAAGGCTGCCATGGTCTCCCAGACCATCCGCAACATGCTTACTTCCCCAG GTGGATTCGCGGAGACGCAGCACGGGCAGGTGACCTTTCCGGAGATCAGCACTCCTATCCTCGAGAAGATCTGCCAATACTTCTACTGGTCCCTCGAATACTCCAG TGGAAAAGAGACGGAGTTTCACATTGAACCCGAGATTACGTTGGAGTTGATGATGGCTGCTAACTATCTTCACACTTAA
- the LOC135614874 gene encoding mitochondrial import inner membrane translocase subunit TIM10-like: MATKNGASSIEKEQIFGMAEKEMEYRVDLFNRLTQTCFQKCIEKRYKESELNMGENSCIDRCVSKYWQVTNLVGQLLGSNRPPM; encoded by the exons ATGGCTACTAAAAACGGCGCAAGCAGTATTGAGAAAGAGCAG ATTTTTGGAATGGCAGAGAAAGAAATGGAGTACAGGGTGGATCTCTTTAACAG GCTTACACAGACATGTTTTCAGAAATGTATTGAGAAAAG GTATAAGGAATCTGAGCTCAACATGGGTGAAAACAGTTGCATTGATCGCTGTGTTTCAAAATATTGGCAG GTGACAAATTTAGTAGGGCAACTACTTGGTTCAAACAGGCCTCCGATGTGA
- the LOC135614875 gene encoding uncharacterized protein LOC135614875 isoform X2 has product MEQQPLLSSGEAGGKAEESWVSYQYVGRSPSVHAPPSSVAAGKELSVEEIRAASVFSSDHYYPPSIHGALVGSPESDFSQDQAIIPQGGYDGYSGGYSSKEFGRQILDEVEVRQLLIDHVGHRCCWGSQPARRWKICSIEDCNVYVGTLETFIEERETIEEKEPYLGGKFDGKEKGQEFGVWELDLRSEFPMLFVPQKETRVKIPHSEAVEKCPECDSRGDIVCPTCNAGQERGFYKENQMTQCAPCYGRGLIAHRDGSDTICTRCSGKGMLPCATCGSRGLVKCHSCEGQGSLITRNIALVKWKTLSNRKVSATSAAASVPDEVFHRARGVQLCNIQAYQCTPAFFADSYLLNRFSSEVIANRSPIPPTARVICERHMISVVPVTRVTMGHGNRSFSFYIIGYSREVFIRDYPKKLCWGLCCCFDWLKV; this is encoded by the exons ATGGAGCAGCAACCTCTGCTTTCATCAG GGGAAGCGGGAGGGAAAGCGGAGGAGTCGTGGGTTTCGTACCAGTACGTCGGGAGGAGCCCGTCCGTGCATGCACCCCCATCGTCTGTCGCGGCCGGAAAGGAGTTGAGCGTCGAGGAGATCCGAGCAGCCTCCGTCTTCTCCTCCGACCACTATTATCCGCCTTCCATCCACGGGGCACTCGTCGGCTCTCCTGAGTCCGATTTCTCCCAAG ATCAAGCTATTATTCCTCAAGGAGGATACGATGGGTACTCTGGTGGATACAGCTCAAAAGAATTTGGGAG GCAAATTCTGGATGAAGTGGAAGTACGACAATTACTTATTGACCATGTGGGGCACCGCTGTTGTTGGGGAAGTCAACCTGCCCGTAGGTGGAAAATATGCTCAATTGAGGACTGCAATGTATATGTTGGAACTCTAGAAACTTTTATAGAGGAGAGAGAAACTATTGAAGAAAAAGAGCCATACTTGGGGGGAAAATTTGATGGGAAAGAGAAGGGACAGGAATTTGGGGTGTGGGAATTGGATCTGAGGTCTGAGTTTCCAATGCTTTTTGTGCCACAAAAAGAAACAAGAGTTAAGATCCCTCATTCTGAAGCTGTTGAGAAATGCCCTG AGTGTGATAGTCGAGGCGATATAGTCTGCCCTACATGTAATGCTGGTCAAGAACGTGGTTTTTACAAGGAAAATCAGATGACCCAGTGTGCTCCTTGTTATGGAAGGGGTTTGATTGCTCATCGAGATGGATCTGATACAAT ATGCACAAGATGTTCTGGGAAGGGAATGTTACCGTGTGCAACATGTGGATCCCGGGGCCTTGTGAAATGCCATTCATGTGAAGGACAAGGTTCTCTCATTACACGCAACATTGCTCTTGTTAAATG GAAGACGCTCTCCAACCGGAAAGTTAGCGCCACCAGCGCTGCTGCCTCAGTTCCTGATGAAGTGTTCCACAGAGCCAGGGGGGTCCAGCTATGCAACATTCAGGCGTACCAATGCACACCTGCCTTTTTTGCCGATTCATATCTCCTCAACAGGTTCTCATCTGAAGTCATTGCTAATCGCTCTCCGATTCCCCCCACTGCAAGGGTCATCTGTGAGAGGCACATGATCTCTGTGGTACCTGTCACACGAGTGACGATGGGTCATGGCAATCGATCCTTCAGTTTTTATATAATTGGATACAGCAGGGAGGTTTTCATAAGGGACTATCCTAAGAAGTTATGCTGGGGCTTATGTTGTTGCTTTGATTGGCTGAAAGTATAG
- the LOC135614873 gene encoding rop guanine nucleotide exchange factor 7-like isoform X2, whose translation MEDSVEKCGDREQPLDYVGRERKIMLSYSTEDERCVSSSSFETSPGEDARGASGSEESLPPSVPSSWPTRKSSDSDADADDERTDSNDAKADKLRGCASDIELMKERFSKLLLGEDMSGCGKGVCTALAISNAITNLCATVFGQLWRLEPLPPEKKSMWRREMEWLLCVSDHIVDLMPSWQTFPDGSKLEEILDSFNDPEFWYVDQGIVAPDSDGSASFRRTLFRQEEKWWLPVPHVPLDGLHENTRKQLQHKRECANQILKASIAINTDTLAEMEVPESYLSTLPKNARASLGDLMHRYVTWDQFSPDCLLDCLDLSSEHQALEIANRVEASTYIWRRRRVARPVSNRNGIATTKSSWSAAVKDMVVDAAGKRELFADRAETILLCLKQRFPGLTQTALDVCKIQFNKDLGKSILESYSRVLESLAFNIVARLDELLYVDDFSKNSDHLLDSRTGVIAHQKASFPCSAPTSDTAFASAHSATGFSPAPLISSTREESPVFVDGKSHNHGFGVKKILTNYLRVEVKGKGSVDVGSDSRVDFMHEH comes from the exons ATGGAGGATTCCGTGGAGAAATGCGGTGACAGGGAACAACCTCTCGATTACGTTGGCCGAGAGCGCAAGATCATGCTGAGTTACTCGACGGAAGACGAGCGTTGCGTGAGCAGTTCAAGCTTTGAGACCTCGCCAGGCGAGGACGCACGAGGCGCGAGCGGCTCTGAGGAATCGCTGCCGCCGTCGGTGCCATCGAGTTGGCCGACGCGGAAGTCCTCGGATTCTGATGCAGACGCGGATGATGAAAGAACCGATTCGAATGATGCGAAAGCTGATAAGCTCAGAGGTTGTGCCTCAG ATATTGAGTTGATGAAGGAGAGGTTTTCCAAACTGTTGCTGGGAGAAGACATGTCAGGCTGCGGGAAGGGAGTATGCACTGCACTGGCAATCTCCAATGCCATCACCAATCTGTGCG CCACGGTCTTTGGGCAACTCTGGAGGTTGGAACCTCTGCCTCCCGAAAAGAAATCCATGTGGCGAAGGGAGATGGAGTGGCTTCTTTGTGTTAGTGATCACATCGTGGATCTGATGCCCTCTTGGCAAACATTTCCTGACGGGAGCAAGCTCGAG GAAATACTAGATAGTTTCAATGATCCCGAGTTTTGGTATGTTGATCAAGGTATAGTGGCACCAGATTCTGATGGCTCGGCCTCTTTCAGAAGAACACTTTTCCGGCAAGAAGAGAAGTGGTGGCTACCCGTACCTCATGTTCCACTCGATGGTCTTCATGAAAACACAAGAAAGCAGTTGCAGCACAAAAGAGAATGTGCAAATCAGATTTTGAAGGCTTCAATCGCTATTAACACTGATACTTTGGCAGAAATGGAGGTTCCCGAATCTTACCTTAGTACGCTTCCCAAG AATGCAAGAGCGAGCTTGGGTGATTTGATGCATCGTTATGTTACTTGGGATCAATTTTCGCCTGACTGTCTTCTCGACTGTCTTGATTTGTCCTCCGAACACCAAGCTCTAGAAATCGCAAACCGTGTCGAGGCATCAACGTACATTTGGCGTCGAAGAAGGGTGGCCAGACCTGTAAGCAACAGGAATGGCATCGCCACCACCAAATCATCCTGGAGCGCCGCCGTCAAGGACATGGTTGTGGATGCTGCAGGAAAAAGAGAATTATTTGCTGACAGAGCTGAGACTATCTTGCTCTGCCTGAAGCAGAGGTTTCCTGGTCTGACACAAACCGCACTGGATGTGTGCAAAATCCAGTTTAACAAG GACCTCGGGAAATCCATTCTTGAAAGCTATTCCAGAGTTTTGGAGAGCCTTGCATTCAACATTGTTGCTCGCCTCGATGAACTGCTGTACGTAGACGACTTCAGCAAGAATTCAGACCACCTGTTGGATTCCAGAACCGGTGTCATCGCCCACCAGAAAGCATCATTTCCATGCTCGGCGCCTACTTCAGACACTGCATTTGCGAGTGCTCATTCCGCGACAGGTTTCTCGCCTGCACCGTTAATTAGTTCTACGAGGGAAGAGAGCCCTGTCTTCGTCGACGGTAAGTCTCATAACCATGGATTTGGTGTGAAGAAAATATTGACGAATTATCTCCGTGTAGAGGTGAAGGGAAAAGGCTCTGTCGATGTTGGTTCGGACAGCAGAGTCGATTTCATGCATGAACACTGA
- the LOC135614875 gene encoding uncharacterized protein LOC135614875 isoform X1, with protein sequence MEQQPLLSSGEAGGKAEESWVSYQYVGRSPSVHAPPSSVAAGKELSVEEIRAASVFSSDHYYPPSIHGALVGSPESDFSQVVTDQAIIPQGGYDGYSGGYSSKEFGRQILDEVEVRQLLIDHVGHRCCWGSQPARRWKICSIEDCNVYVGTLETFIEERETIEEKEPYLGGKFDGKEKGQEFGVWELDLRSEFPMLFVPQKETRVKIPHSEAVEKCPECDSRGDIVCPTCNAGQERGFYKENQMTQCAPCYGRGLIAHRDGSDTICTRCSGKGMLPCATCGSRGLVKCHSCEGQGSLITRNIALVKWKTLSNRKVSATSAAASVPDEVFHRARGVQLCNIQAYQCTPAFFADSYLLNRFSSEVIANRSPIPPTARVICERHMISVVPVTRVTMGHGNRSFSFYIIGYSREVFIRDYPKKLCWGLCCCFDWLKV encoded by the exons ATGGAGCAGCAACCTCTGCTTTCATCAG GGGAAGCGGGAGGGAAAGCGGAGGAGTCGTGGGTTTCGTACCAGTACGTCGGGAGGAGCCCGTCCGTGCATGCACCCCCATCGTCTGTCGCGGCCGGAAAGGAGTTGAGCGTCGAGGAGATCCGAGCAGCCTCCGTCTTCTCCTCCGACCACTATTATCCGCCTTCCATCCACGGGGCACTCGTCGGCTCTCCTGAGTCCGATTTCTCCCAAG TTGTTACAGATCAAGCTATTATTCCTCAAGGAGGATACGATGGGTACTCTGGTGGATACAGCTCAAAAGAATTTGGGAG GCAAATTCTGGATGAAGTGGAAGTACGACAATTACTTATTGACCATGTGGGGCACCGCTGTTGTTGGGGAAGTCAACCTGCCCGTAGGTGGAAAATATGCTCAATTGAGGACTGCAATGTATATGTTGGAACTCTAGAAACTTTTATAGAGGAGAGAGAAACTATTGAAGAAAAAGAGCCATACTTGGGGGGAAAATTTGATGGGAAAGAGAAGGGACAGGAATTTGGGGTGTGGGAATTGGATCTGAGGTCTGAGTTTCCAATGCTTTTTGTGCCACAAAAAGAAACAAGAGTTAAGATCCCTCATTCTGAAGCTGTTGAGAAATGCCCTG AGTGTGATAGTCGAGGCGATATAGTCTGCCCTACATGTAATGCTGGTCAAGAACGTGGTTTTTACAAGGAAAATCAGATGACCCAGTGTGCTCCTTGTTATGGAAGGGGTTTGATTGCTCATCGAGATGGATCTGATACAAT ATGCACAAGATGTTCTGGGAAGGGAATGTTACCGTGTGCAACATGTGGATCCCGGGGCCTTGTGAAATGCCATTCATGTGAAGGACAAGGTTCTCTCATTACACGCAACATTGCTCTTGTTAAATG GAAGACGCTCTCCAACCGGAAAGTTAGCGCCACCAGCGCTGCTGCCTCAGTTCCTGATGAAGTGTTCCACAGAGCCAGGGGGGTCCAGCTATGCAACATTCAGGCGTACCAATGCACACCTGCCTTTTTTGCCGATTCATATCTCCTCAACAGGTTCTCATCTGAAGTCATTGCTAATCGCTCTCCGATTCCCCCCACTGCAAGGGTCATCTGTGAGAGGCACATGATCTCTGTGGTACCTGTCACACGAGTGACGATGGGTCATGGCAATCGATCCTTCAGTTTTTATATAATTGGATACAGCAGGGAGGTTTTCATAAGGGACTATCCTAAGAAGTTATGCTGGGGCTTATGTTGTTGCTTTGATTGGCTGAAAGTATAG
- the LOC135614873 gene encoding rop guanine nucleotide exchange factor 7-like isoform X1: protein MEDSVEKCGDREQPLDYVGRERKIMLSYSTEDERCVSSSSFETSPGEDARGASGSEESLPPSVPSSWPTRKSSDSDADADDERTDSNDAKADKLRGCASDIELMKERFSKLLLGEDMSGCGKGVCTALAISNAITNLCATVFGQLWRLEPLPPEKKSMWRREMEWLLCVSDHIVDLMPSWQTFPDGSKLEVMTCRPRSDLYINLPALRKLDNMLLEILDSFNDPEFWYVDQGIVAPDSDGSASFRRTLFRQEEKWWLPVPHVPLDGLHENTRKQLQHKRECANQILKASIAINTDTLAEMEVPESYLSTLPKNARASLGDLMHRYVTWDQFSPDCLLDCLDLSSEHQALEIANRVEASTYIWRRRRVARPVSNRNGIATTKSSWSAAVKDMVVDAAGKRELFADRAETILLCLKQRFPGLTQTALDVCKIQFNKDLGKSILESYSRVLESLAFNIVARLDELLYVDDFSKNSDHLLDSRTGVIAHQKASFPCSAPTSDTAFASAHSATGFSPAPLISSTREESPVFVDGKSHNHGFGVKKILTNYLRVEVKGKGSVDVGSDSRVDFMHEH from the exons ATGGAGGATTCCGTGGAGAAATGCGGTGACAGGGAACAACCTCTCGATTACGTTGGCCGAGAGCGCAAGATCATGCTGAGTTACTCGACGGAAGACGAGCGTTGCGTGAGCAGTTCAAGCTTTGAGACCTCGCCAGGCGAGGACGCACGAGGCGCGAGCGGCTCTGAGGAATCGCTGCCGCCGTCGGTGCCATCGAGTTGGCCGACGCGGAAGTCCTCGGATTCTGATGCAGACGCGGATGATGAAAGAACCGATTCGAATGATGCGAAAGCTGATAAGCTCAGAGGTTGTGCCTCAG ATATTGAGTTGATGAAGGAGAGGTTTTCCAAACTGTTGCTGGGAGAAGACATGTCAGGCTGCGGGAAGGGAGTATGCACTGCACTGGCAATCTCCAATGCCATCACCAATCTGTGCG CCACGGTCTTTGGGCAACTCTGGAGGTTGGAACCTCTGCCTCCCGAAAAGAAATCCATGTGGCGAAGGGAGATGGAGTGGCTTCTTTGTGTTAGTGATCACATCGTGGATCTGATGCCCTCTTGGCAAACATTTCCTGACGGGAGCAAGCTCGAG GTCATGACTTGCAGACCAAGATCAGATTTGTACATCAATCTGCCAGCACTGCGAAAATTAGACAACATGCTTCTC GAAATACTAGATAGTTTCAATGATCCCGAGTTTTGGTATGTTGATCAAGGTATAGTGGCACCAGATTCTGATGGCTCGGCCTCTTTCAGAAGAACACTTTTCCGGCAAGAAGAGAAGTGGTGGCTACCCGTACCTCATGTTCCACTCGATGGTCTTCATGAAAACACAAGAAAGCAGTTGCAGCACAAAAGAGAATGTGCAAATCAGATTTTGAAGGCTTCAATCGCTATTAACACTGATACTTTGGCAGAAATGGAGGTTCCCGAATCTTACCTTAGTACGCTTCCCAAG AATGCAAGAGCGAGCTTGGGTGATTTGATGCATCGTTATGTTACTTGGGATCAATTTTCGCCTGACTGTCTTCTCGACTGTCTTGATTTGTCCTCCGAACACCAAGCTCTAGAAATCGCAAACCGTGTCGAGGCATCAACGTACATTTGGCGTCGAAGAAGGGTGGCCAGACCTGTAAGCAACAGGAATGGCATCGCCACCACCAAATCATCCTGGAGCGCCGCCGTCAAGGACATGGTTGTGGATGCTGCAGGAAAAAGAGAATTATTTGCTGACAGAGCTGAGACTATCTTGCTCTGCCTGAAGCAGAGGTTTCCTGGTCTGACACAAACCGCACTGGATGTGTGCAAAATCCAGTTTAACAAG GACCTCGGGAAATCCATTCTTGAAAGCTATTCCAGAGTTTTGGAGAGCCTTGCATTCAACATTGTTGCTCGCCTCGATGAACTGCTGTACGTAGACGACTTCAGCAAGAATTCAGACCACCTGTTGGATTCCAGAACCGGTGTCATCGCCCACCAGAAAGCATCATTTCCATGCTCGGCGCCTACTTCAGACACTGCATTTGCGAGTGCTCATTCCGCGACAGGTTTCTCGCCTGCACCGTTAATTAGTTCTACGAGGGAAGAGAGCCCTGTCTTCGTCGACGGTAAGTCTCATAACCATGGATTTGGTGTGAAGAAAATATTGACGAATTATCTCCGTGTAGAGGTGAAGGGAAAAGGCTCTGTCGATGTTGGTTCGGACAGCAGAGTCGATTTCATGCATGAACACTGA
- the LOC103987852 gene encoding uncharacterized protein LOC103987852 yields MPFRIPAVEAEDERTPEMLFNKHERKSSLQLHRSRSYKENCSFPSKIKNVDLVEKFVALNSEKLPRTVAKDRHKMKKNSVASPLRTSQKPWPGRTVTGIDEPVMNMSNVPFYLQRIEKGDDIHGKALNFGVLDWGRLERWTYHQKCVTDVGGGDSTSSSTESSSFSTFGFSNQSCRTISSPLSRGKKSPVASEREDSGHIEGSPGSRISCTKFPGGSDKDHDGDFCVDVLSHKHVACNSKESDLEAMSCEVLRVPRSTTPPSSYKIDDATVTGMAEDPNGSMMKAEECQSKANHMPQLSQDLKGRWDHLPESIDSGWLSSDSPPLTTDDWLAEGSGCSHSGTLADDVEIIHRYPQVPHSCPLPLAVPEDEHDMCCTLPSESAVPNDKSICRNGDTELFSRGLCKHHPGANTAQESRMSEAKVTAVAGKKSSDHSSTVLKRMSRSSSSKEASCREQFDPVSCPYNSLGDQATFKNKHRQSPLRRMLDPILKPKNNVHSTGASAASWSGRHSCELSRMDMPSHGLRKPLNTGVDSACPAGRSMITSSQLPDERHAASMKQALLQVAWKNGLPLFMLSSCDSQVLAAAITMRSLDGSDDLECIYRIFSVNSAKKKSMFWSNYGNKDKRHQLISHVVAQLKVSHCKTRSYDNGRSRVAREFVLLGAHPSPTYDKSVDSSAMSELAAIVVRVVPPYMCKSDSSTESTNPAGNTSASSDEKCLQTDRLRVILPSGVHGSSTDGEPSPLIERWRSGGACDCGGWDEGCMLTILSDKFQEQHNNTSCSFQARQTADGTQRLELSIQGGSKERRHAAFSIVAFKQGLYTVESRSSISLLQALAICIAALHGRKPCNHPAEPKNLQEQTVNDQLGRSAAKAYVPNHPPLSPVRRA; encoded by the exons ATGCCTTTCAGAATACCAGCAGTTGAAGCAGAGGATGAAAGAACACCAGAAATGCTGTTCAATAAACATGAAAGAAAGAGCTCACTTCAGCTTCACCGCTCGAGATCGTACAAGGAGAACTGTTCATTCCCAAGCAAAATCAAGAATGTTGACCTCGTAGAGAAGTTTGTGGCCCTAAATTCCGAAAAGCTCCCCAGAACAGTGGCCAAAGATCGGCACAAGATGAAGAAAAACTCAGTCGCATCACCTCTAAGGACTTCTCAAAAGCCATGGCCCGGTAGGACAGTGACCGGTATCGATGAACCAGTTATGAACATGTCAAATGTGCCATTTTATCTTCAGCGCATCGAGAAAGGAGATGACATTCATGGAAAAGCACTGAATTTTGGAGTTCTGGATTGGGGGCGTCTTGAGAGATGGACATACCACCAGAAATGTGTCACGGATGTGGGAGGTGGAGACTCGACATCTAGTAGCACTGAGTCCTCATCATTTTCTACATTTGGATTCTCCAACCAATCTTGTAGAACCATTTCTAGTCCTCTATCTCGAGGGAAGAAATCTCCTGTTGCATCTGAAAGAGAAGATTCTGGACATATAGAAGGCTCTCCTGGTTCAAGGATTTCTTGCACCAAGTTTCCTGGTGGAAGTGATAAGGATCATGATGGAGACTTTTGTGTTGATGTTTTAAGCCACAAACATGTTGCATGTAACAGTAAAGAATCAGATTTGGAAGCCATGTCCTGCGAGGTACTGCGAGTTCCACGTTCTACAACTCCACCTTCAAGTTACAAGATTGATGATGCTACTGTAACTGGAATGGCAGAGGACCCAAATGGCAGCATGATGAAAGCAGAAGAGTGTCAATCCAAGGCCAACCATATGCCACAACTTTCCCAGGATCTCAAAGGAAGATGGGATCATCTTCCAGAGAGCATCGACAGTGGATGGCTTAGTTCTGATTCCCCCCCATTAACCACTGACGACTGGCTGGCCGAGGGAAGTGGCTGCAGTCATTCAGGTACTTTAGCTGACGATGTCGAAATCATCCATCGATATCCTCAGGTTCCTCACTCATGCCCTCTACCTCTTGCCGTTCCGGAAGATGAACATGACATGTGCTGCACTCTTCCATCAGAAAGTGCAGTACCAAACGATAAATCCATATGCAGAAACGGAGACACTGAACTATTCTCTAGAGGTCTCTGCAAGCATCATCCTGGAGCCAATACAGCCCAAGAATCCAGGATGTCTGAAGCAAAAGTGACGGCTGTGGCAGGAAAGAAATCATCTGACCATTCAAGTACTGTTCTAAAAAGGATGAGCAGAAGTTCTAGTTCGAAGGAAGCTTCATGCAGAGAGCAATTTGATCCTGTTTCTTGTCCATATAATTCACTTGGAGATCAAGCAACCTTCAAGAATAAGCACAGGCAAAGCCCGCTGAGGAGGATGCTGGATCCTATACTGAAGCCGAAGAACAATGTTCATTCGACAGGGGCATCTGCAGCCTCATGGAGCGGTCGCCATTCTTGTGAGCTAAGTAGAATGGACATGCCTTCCCATGGGTTGCGCAAGCCCTTAAACACAGGTGTAGACTCTGCATGTCCTGCAGGGAGAAGCATGATTACTTCAAGTCAATTACCTGATGAAAGGCATGCGGCATCGATGAAGCAAGCTCTTCTTCAAGTTGCTTGGAAGAATGGCCTCCCGCTGTTCATGCTCTCATCTTGTGACAGCCAAGTACTTGCAGCGGCAATAACAATGAGAAGCCTCGACGGTAGTGATGATCTGGAGTGCATATATAGGATATTCTCTGTGAACAGTGCCAAGAAGAAAAGCATGTTCTGGAGCAACTACGGGAACAAAGACAAGAGGCATCAGTTGATCTCCCATGTTGTTGCCCAGCTGAAGGTTTCACACTGCAAGACGAGGAGCTACGACAATGGCAGGTCTCGTGTTGCGAGAGAGTTCGTTCTGCTCGGTGCTCATCCATCACCGACGTATGACAAGTCTGTTGACTCTTCAGCTATGAGCGAGCTGGCTGCCATTGTTgttagggtggtaccaccatacaTGTGCAAGTCGGATTCCTCCACCGAGTCGACGAATCCAGCAGGAAATACAAGTGCTTCGAGTGATGAGAAATGCTTGCAGACAGATCGGCTTCGAGTGATACTTCCAAGTGGGGTTCATGGCTCGTCGACCGATGGCGAGCCCTCGCCGTTGATAGAGAGATGGAGATCAGGAGGAGCATGCGATTGCGGAGGATGGGATGAGGGTTGCATGCTAACTATTCTCAGCGACAAGTTTCAAGAGCAGCACAATAATACCTCGTGTTCTTTCCAAGCCCGTCAAACCGCAGATGGTACTCAAAGACTTGAACTATCGATTCAG GGCGGATCGAAAGAGAGAAGACATGCCGCCTTCAGCATTGTTGCCTTCAAGCAGGGGCTCTACACCGTGGAGTCTCGATCATCCATCTCTTTGCTTCAGGCTTTAGCTATTTGCATAGCAGCGCTCCACGGCAGGAAGCCCTGCAATCATCCAGCAGAACCAAAAAACTTGCAGGAACAAACCGTGAATGATCAGCTGGGGCGAAGTGCTGCCAAAGCCTATGTACCAAATCATCCACCGCTTTCGCCTGTTAGGAGAGCTTGA